One segment of Apus apus isolate bApuApu2 chromosome 1, bApuApu2.pri.cur, whole genome shotgun sequence DNA contains the following:
- the TSC22D1 gene encoding TSC22 domain family protein 1 isoform X5: MDLVKSHLMYAVREEVEVLKEQIKELIEKNSQLEQENTLLKTLASPEQLAQFQAQLQTGSPPSSSQSQGTTQQPSQPASQGSGPSA; the protein is encoded by the exons ATG GATCTGGTAAAGAGTCACTTGATGTATGCGGTAAGGGAGGAAGTGGAGGTCCTCAAGGAGCAAATCAAAGAGCTGATAGAGAAGAACTCGCAGCTGGAGCAAGAAAACACTCTGCTAAAAACACTCGCCAGCCCGGAGCAGCTTGCCCAGTTCCAAGCACAGCTGCAGACTGGTTCCccaccttcctcttcccagtCACAAGGGACAACACAGCAGCCTTCTCAGCCGGCATCACAGGGGTCAGGGCCTTCAGCGTAG
- the TSC22D1 gene encoding TSC22 domain family protein 1 isoform X4, protein MNAQCCRPVAMDLGVYQLRHFSISFLSSLLGTDNSSLRLDSSSSGASVVAIDNKIEQAMDLVKSHLMYAVREEVEVLKEQIKELIEKNSQLEQENTLLKTLASPEQLAQFQAQLQTGSPPSSSQSQGTTQQPSQPASQGSGPSA, encoded by the exons ATGAATGCCCAATGTTGTAGACCAGTGGCAATGGATCTAGGAGTTTATCAACTAAGACacttttcaatttctttcttgtCGTCCTTGCTGGGCACCGACAACTCATCCCTGAGGCTCGACAGTAG CTCCTCTGGTGCAAGCGTGGTAGCTATCGACAACAAAATCGAGCAAGCGATG GATCTGGTAAAGAGTCACTTGATGTATGCGGTAAGGGAGGAAGTGGAGGTCCTCAAGGAGCAAATCAAAGAGCTGATAGAGAAGAACTCGCAGCTGGAGCAAGAAAACACTCTGCTAAAAACACTCGCCAGCCCGGAGCAGCTTGCCCAGTTCCAAGCACAGCTGCAGACTGGTTCCccaccttcctcttcccagtCACAAGGGACAACACAGCAGCCTTCTCAGCCGGCATCACAGGGGTCAGGGCCTTCAGCGTAG
- the TSC22D1 gene encoding TSC22 domain family protein 1 isoform X3 encodes MGFLLGAEGCWGLPPQLRRGPVRAVPPCAERWRCRHGNGRRGRAPAGGAGSPPGRASPPLPAPLIIIIIIIIVIGIFKFPLRSRGWKSARSSGASVVAIDNKIEQAMDLVKSHLMYAVREEVEVLKEQIKELIEKNSQLEQENTLLKTLASPEQLAQFQAQLQTGSPPSSSQSQGTTQQPSQPASQGSGPSA; translated from the exons ATGGGTTTCCTTCTCGGGGCTGAAGGGTGCTGGgggctccctccccagctgcgGCGGGGCCCGGTGCGGGCGGTGCCGCCGTGCGCCGAGAGGTGGCGGTGTCGGCACGGAAACGGCCGGCGCGGCCGCGCTCCCGCCGGCGGGGCTGGCAGTCCGCCGGGCCGGGCTTCCCCGCcgctcccagcccctctcatcatcatcatcatcatcatcatcgtTATTGGTATTTTCAAATTCCCCCTCCGCTCTCGCGGGTGGAAATCGGCACG CTCCTCTGGTGCAAGCGTGGTAGCTATCGACAACAAAATCGAGCAAGCGATG GATCTGGTAAAGAGTCACTTGATGTATGCGGTAAGGGAGGAAGTGGAGGTCCTCAAGGAGCAAATCAAAGAGCTGATAGAGAAGAACTCGCAGCTGGAGCAAGAAAACACTCTGCTAAAAACACTCGCCAGCCCGGAGCAGCTTGCCCAGTTCCAAGCACAGCTGCAGACTGGTTCCccaccttcctcttcccagtCACAAGGGACAACACAGCAGCCTTCTCAGCCGGCATCACAGGGGTCAGGGCCTTCAGCGTAG